The nucleotide window ataactcgctcgctcgctcgctctctgtttgtcttttttactCTCCTACACTCTCCCTTTACAACAATCTCTACCAGTCTAcctctacttctacctctccctccctttcccccccttttcctttccccttcgacCTCATAGTATTGGAAACTTTGATACTAACCCAAGatcgagagagaagaaggatgcaAAATAAGGTACAGGAATTTAAATAAGATTTCAAGGAAGCTTTGGATGTCCGCCTTCGCTTTCGAGATAAGGGCCTTAGTTGTTATCTGCTCTTTAGGTTTCCTatctggttgttgtttttttttctgtgtgtgtatatatatatatatatatatatatatatatatatatatatatatatatatatatatatatatatatatatatatatatatatacatatatatatatatatatatatatatatatatatatttttgtgtatatatatatatttgtgtatatatatatatatatatatatatatatatatatatatatatgtgcgtatatatatatatgtgtttatatatatatatatttatatatatatatatatatatatatatatatatatatatgtgtgtgtgtgtgtgtgtgtgtgtgtgtgtgtgtgtgtgtatatatgtgtgtgtgtgtgtgtgtgtgtgtgtgtgtgtgtgtgtgtgtgtgtgtatgtatatacatatgtatatatatatatatatatatatatatatatatatatatatatatatatatgtgtgtgtgtgtgtgtgtgtgtgtgtgtgtgtgtgtgtacatataaaagcagtgatgatgtatgtatgtttgtgtttcgatatatgttcgtatgtatgaaGCTTCTGAGCAGGATATGTAAGCAAGAAAAATCCTACATACATTATGGCCGACACCGACCTCTTTTGAAACATGACTGAGTTCAAGGCCAGAGAGTTTAAATGTAGCCGGTAGAGATTCAAAAGAACCTTATGTTTAATTCTACTTTCTGGTGTCTGTGTATCTGCCAGGTATCATtatcttgcctgtctgtctatctgtttatctatttatcatctccATGTGCTCAAGTAACCACTTTGGCTATTCTCCACGCAAAATGAGACATGCCTGCGAATTTAAGAACGAGTAtcacaaataactaaataactataaCTTACTAACTAATGTAATTCTACCAGATTATTAACATTAAATAAGAGAATATCTCACATTTAAGAATCATTTATCTCTAGCTACGTATTACCTTTTTAAACCAGCCACATATAACATCGTTTTCGGTCCGCTTTTTTTTAAACAGAATTTAACGCAACAGAGTTTAAGTTATGGTCGTGGTATCATTTTATTCCCCGGAGATTATTTACATAACCGGGATAAAGAATGGGTATATATAAGGCATAGAGTTACTGAATAGAATTGTGTAAAGTCAAGTATTAGCTGGCCTAATACACTTTCGAGTACAGTACATAATTCAGATGGTAATGTACACTACAGGATTTCTTCATAAATTCCTAAAACTGACTCGTTAATTTTCAGAAAACAGATTGCTTTTATTTTAAAAGCCATGCATAATTTATACTCGGTTCTGAATAGGATCatgctttttctctctatctgtacgtGCATTAAGGTACGaaatccttttttatattttattgcctacctactgttgttattattactgttagtaatatatatatatatatatatatatatatatatatatatatatatatatatatatatatatatatagacatatatatatatatatatatatatatatatatatatatgtatatatatatatatatatatatatatatatatatatgtatgtgcgtgtgtgtgtgtgtgtgtgtgtgtgtgtgtgtgtgtgtgtgtgtctgtgtgtgtgtgtgtaagcatatatatatttatatatatatatatatatatatatatgtgtgtgtgtgtgtgtgtgtgtgtgtgtgtgtgtgtgtgtgtgtgtgtgtgtataaatgcatgcttgtgtgtgtatatatatataaatatatatatatataaatgtgtgtgtgtgtgtgtgtgtgtgtttgtgtgtgtgtgtttgtgtgtgtgtgtgtatatatatatatgtatatatatatatatatatatatatatatatatatatatatatgtatatatatatatatatatatatatatatatataaatgtgtgtgtgtgtgtgtttgtgtgtgcatgtgtgtgtgtgtgtgtgtgtgtatgtgtgtgtgtgtgtgtatatatatatatatatatatatatatatatatatatatatatatatatatatatatatttatatatatacttatatatatatatatatatatatatatatatatatacatatgtctacatatatatatatatatatatgtatgtgtgtgtgtatatatatatacatatatatatatgtatgtatgtatacgtatatgtacatcatCAGCAGCAATAAGGCCATTAACGTCAACAACAACAGCCAGAGCCCAGCCCGCAAGCCCGGCGCGCGTGTGCCCCAAGACCCCAGTCCTTTTCACTCCTGCGCCAGATTTTCTCTGCGGCTTTTCATAAACAGCCTAAAACTCCCGCGCCGAAATCTGACTGGTGGTCTGGAGTCGCCTGCGCTTGGCTGCCTCTTGGCCCGCTTCGCCTCACTGGCTCATTCGCCCCACAATTAAGGAGAGGAAAAATCGCCTGCTCCCAGATATGCCTCGGGGAAATTTCGTCTTCTTCGGAAATTATTTAATCCTTTTAACTAGGATGagggagttttttttcttttttcttactttttcattctttattattttttttttttttatttgtattattattattattgttatcatttttattattattattattattattattattgttattattattaatattattatcattattattattatcattattattattattattattattattattatcattattattattactattactattattattactattactattattattattattattattattattatcattattattattatcattatgagtatcattttcattatcattattattatgattattattatctttagaattaatattactgttgtttttgttgttattgttattattattaatattattactgttattcttattattgttattattatcatttgtgttatcaatattattgttattattatatttaacattatcatcattattatcattaccattataatgatcattattactattattattattactattattattattattattattattattatcattattattatcattattattattattattattatcatcattactattattattattattattattattattattattgttgttattatccttattactattatcactatcatcattattattatctttatcattatgatggttattgtcattactattattataattattatcatcattatcattactattattgttgttgttataatcattattattatcataccgttataatcattgtcattgcttttatcattatcataattatcattattattttttattaccattattgttttattatcattattattgttatcatttttattatttttattattgttattattattattattaccatcattattactatcattattgttattattattttcattaatcgttattgtcattgtttatgatgatgatgatgatggtgattattgttattattattattattattattatcattattattatcattattattattattattaacatcattaccattatcattattattttcattattatttttgtatcattgttattatcatcatcatcatcattattgctattatcaatattattaacatcatcattatcattatcatttttatcattatacttatcagtattattattatcatcattattataattgttgctgttactgttattactgctactactactaataccagtgttaatatttatattactattaatcttgattttcattactatcctacagtattgatattgaaataatgaatatgatgtcaGAGTATAttaaagtatgtttatatgtctatttatgcgTAAGTGTTGTTACTTCCAGCTTTATCTATCTAAGCATACATCTGGTTATATCAACAATTGTTAATCAATGTTTTTAATTGTGTAGGTATGTAAGCAATGTGTccatgcgtttgcgtgtgtatgtctgtgtgtgtgtgtgtgtgtgtgtatgtgtgtaggtgggggggtgagtgtgtgtgtgtgtgtgtgtgtgtgtgtgtgtgtgtgtgtgtgtgtgtgtgcgtgcgtgtatgtgaacgtgtgttaagtatctgtatttattttttcaaatatttagGAGGCATGTTGATGGAATTTCGAACGCGTGATCAAGGCATCAGAAGCTTCGCCAGATATCCGTGTCactgctttaagaaaaaaaatgtcgataGATTAATTAGAGTTTTGCAAGTGAAGGAGACCTGATTAGGAAAGCCTTCGTCGCCTGATCatcggaggagggcggaggacgaGAAGCTGGAGGATGAGAGGCTGGAGGAAGAGAGGTTGGAGGACGAGATGCTGGAGGATGAGGTGTTGGAGGAAGAGAGGCTGGAGGACGAGAGGTTGGAGGACGAGAGGCTGAAGAATGAGAGGATGGAGGACGAGAGACTCGAGGAAGCGAATTTGGAGGACTGGAAGAAGGAGCTCGGAGGACAAGAAGCTGTAGGACGAGAAGTTGGAAGaccaaaatgagagagagagaaagagaaggagggagggagagaaatagagatagatagatagatagagagagagagagagagagagagagagagagagagaggaagggggggaggaagggagggagggagagagagagagagagagagagagagagagagagagagagagagagagagagagagagagagagagagagagagagatgacttggGGGCAGAAACCGGAATATGAGGAGCTAAGAAATTTTGAAGATGAGAAAAGCGAGATCATAGAGACGGATAAAAGGgacgtggagggaaagagggaccaatgataatgttaaggaaataaaagaaaaagaaagtgaacaaaagaaaagagaaaccgaaacgaaaaggaaagagatgtaAGCCAATTTAAAAAATCGATATGAATAAAAtttagaaaaagaagcagaaaagaaaaagaaaaggaaaataaaacaaatggaagTGAACGAGAGAGGACCGATTGAAATtaggaaagaaagacaaggaaggaaGCTAAGAAAATcggaagaaaggaagtggaatgaaagagaaacagctgaaataaggaaggaatggtggtaagaaaaagaagagaggaaaagaaaggggaatgagagaggaagagacagaggaagtatgaatgaaattaaggaaaatcaagaaagggaatgagagagaaatgctaTATTAGGAATAGAAGAAACATGGAATAgattaaacataaaataaacaaataagagtgggaaaataaattgtaaaaaaaataatgatattaataacacaaGCAAAATAACCATCAAACATCTTACCTTTGATCTCAACACAACCAAcgcattttttattttgtttatctgagATAAGTATGATAAAAGAATTCATATGATTTTGTCAAAAGGCAGTATCGTTTATTCATAtgattttgggtttttttttctgagagttAGTGTGGGAAAATAGTGAGTGAATTGCAAGATATTTATTCATGAACTcagtaaagtgagagagaggacagaaaaaaaatatttttataaaagttTTGATATGAAGACttccgacaaaaaaaaatattggaaaaatATATGGGATTTCTAACTTCACAACTTTCATTTCCTATATAAAAATATTCTTTCAAATACTTTTCATGCGACGTTTTACTGATAGAAAATACGAACACCACAGAATCGCTTTCCCGaggtttgtcattttttttttcttttcttttctttttttttttttttggctcgctCGTGTTTGCAGCGGCAGTTcaaaacatatatgtctatttcatttttgtgTCCAAGCTTTTTAGTTTACATTTCGTGTCGTTCCTTTAGCTCCAAAAGTCCATCTAAATGCTTTGtagttttctccccttttctcctcgctTTTGCTTCGCCCTCTGAtctatactctttttttttttccttcttcctctctcaccctccaggTCGCAGTTCCTTTATAAAACTCTATGGTTCCTCTCTTTTGCCCCGCCGTTGCATCGTTGTCACTTTGCAATATTGTTCGCTTCAGTTGACCAGCGTCGGGGTGGTGACGGAGAGCGAGCATGAAGCCTGGGAAACTGAGCATAACAGGGTGATCGTGTACTCGGGAGAGCTGAGGCCGTCACCATATAACGTAGGATCTGTCATCGCTCCTTCATCGAGCTTGTAGGACAGCACGGACACCGCCTGCGGATTGGGACATGAGATTGGGTGGTGCGCATGGCCGAGAGAGGATTGTAAATATGTGCGtgatctgtgtgtgggtgtgggtgggtgggtgggagagcgtgtgtgtgtgtgtgtgtgtgtgtgtgtgtgtgtgtgtgtgtgtgtgtgtgtgtgtgtgtgtgtgtatgcgtgtttgggcgtgcgtgtttatgtgtacatgcatgtctgtgtgtgtttttgcttggcGTTCTTGCACAAATATTTGTTATAGTTTAATGTATTGCCATGAGTAGTAGACATGGGGAGATAAAGGCAATGGGAAGGCAAGGAAAGGTGGATttttaaatgaaagagaaagagaaagagagacaggggggaagaggaagagggatagagtgagagggagggagggagggagtgagggagggatgaatggagggaaggagggagagagagagagaagggggctcgtaatgagggagaggggggagaggagaggggaagagggaggaagggagggagcgagagagagagatgggaggagggagagagacggtgggggagagagggagagggagagggagaggaagggagagagagagagagagaaacacacacatacacacacacaaacagacatacacacacacatacacacacacacacaaatatatatatatatatatatatatatatatatatatatatatatatatatatatatacatatatatatatatatatatatatatatatatatatatatatacatatatatatatatatatatatatatatatatatatatatatatatatactctatgtgtgtgcgttcgtttgtgttatataatatatctcaCCTGAGGGGGCACAAGACCGCTGTTATCAGAAGCGAAATCCGAAACTGATTTTTTTGCAGTTTCTAAATTGTCTACCTTCCAACGGAAGAGCTGAAGGTGAGATACAGAAAATTACTAGTTGCAAAATGTAAACAATACTTGATTTCAGAGAATAGTAGAACcagcattataaaaaaaagagtcaTATGTCCTCTCAtgacaaagatatataaaaaaaatctatactaCAAGAAAGGTTCCTAACCACAAGATCCTGGTCGCAGGCGAGGTTTCCAGTGATGCTCGTAATGCCTGACGCAGTGGCGTTGAAACTGACACTGACGGCGATGTTGGGAGTCGTGGCCGCTAACACCTCTGGGGCCACAGCACCTCGCAGGCGGACCTCAACGGGGTAGTGGTCGCTTGTGTCCTCAATCTACCGATATATATGAGGCTCTGCTTCGGCGAGTATCTTTAAATACACCTAATTTTGCTTTTCAGATCTTGCTTAGAATATATTTCGTTCATGAGTATgacattcatagatatatttcttCCGAAATGATGACACTTACCAACGTCTGATCCGTGAGTCCGAGTTCCTCATCAAAGTAGTAAGGTTCAGCGGAGCCTGAGTACACGATGCTCTTGAGGTTGGATCCCGATACCACGATCCTAAATAGGAGATATAACAGGCAGAGTTAGGTAATTATCTTTCCCGtgattgccccccccctcccccatacccgaAATATTGTAGAAGTCATACCCCACTGAAAGCCGCTCTCCTCCCACGCGCAAAATTTCATAAATGATTTCTGTATCGTTCTGCCTTTTGCTCATTTTCAGCATATTAATTTGGCTTAATTACTTGTACAGCCAGTGAGGCTTTCTTTGTTAGATTTTGTAAACTTTTGTAAGTGTTGTaagttttatctatatttgtatatgtactttttaaaaaataaaaaaaattaatgacgCTTCTCATATCACGATTTCAACCTTCTTTGCATATTTTGCAACTTTCAGTCTTCTAGGAAGTAACCTTAAGTTGCGAAAAACACGGTACGTGATGATTTATCATTGTGTACCGTCATAATTATATCACCTTATATCTAGACATAAATCTAATCTGTCTGCTTACCTAccaatatatctttctatatatgttgtTAGCTATCTGcccattcctctatctatctatcatttttttttttatatttctctgtctacCGGCAAtttgtatttatcaatatttatatctatatatattcatctatatatttcctgtctatctgtctgtgtaatacatatataaatagataaatagatagatagatagatagataaaatgtagCCAGGATACATTACTTACGTTCCACCATGTCACCAAAGAGCTAATGAACTAGAAATTATGCAACGAGTTTCGCCTCGACCCACCTGTCATAAGGGCAAGTTGTGCCTTTGACGGTTGTGTCAGCGTGATCGGAAACGAGCCACGTGAAGCGCGACCCTTGACTCCAGAGTCGAATGTTGGGCCAGTTGCCGCTAGTCACGTAGTCGCAGCCCGCGTTGAAGTCGCCGAGGATCATCACGTCTGCGGATGGGAAAGCACGGGGACTGCCCTCACtgtcctgcttctctctctctctctctctctctctctctctctctctctctctctctctctctctctctctctctctctctatctatctatctatctatctatctatctattagtctatctatctccctctacccctccctctctttctccctctcccctctcttttctctctctctctctctctctctatctatctctctctctctctctctctctctctctctctctctctttctctctctctctctctctctctctctctctctctctctctctctctctctctctccctccctctctctctctctctctctctctctctctctctctctctctctctctctctctctctccctctctctctctctctttctctctctctctctctctctctctctctctctctctctctctctctctctctctctctctctctctcctccctccctctctctctctctctctctctctctctctctctctctctctctctctctctctctctctctctctctctctctctctctctctctctctctctctctctctctctctctctctctctctctctctctctctctctctctctctctctctctctctctctctctctctctctctctctctctctctctctctctctctctctctctctctctctctctccctccctccctctctctctctctctctctctctctcttcctctctctctctctctctctctctctctctctctctctctctctctctctctctctctctctctctctctctctctctctctctccctctctttctctctctctctctctctctctctctccctctctctctctccctctctctctctctctctctctctctctctctctctctctctctctctctctctctctctctctctctccctctctctctctctttctctctctctctctctctctccctccctccctctctctctctctctctctctctctctctctctctctctctctctctctctctctctctctccctctccctctccctctccctctccctctccctctccctctccctatccctcgccctctccttccccacctctctctctctctctctctcccactctctttcccactctctcttcttttctctcttcctttctctcttcctctctccctctccctctccctctccctctccctctccctctccctctccccctccctctccctatccctatccctctccctcttccttccccacccctctctctctctctctctctcgcaatatcTTACCATCAACGCCCTCTGGAAGCGATCTGAAGTCATCATAGACATCCACCAAGGCATCAATCTCCGCCACGGCGTCGGTGGGTTTGGTGTGGATCGAGACCATTCCGAACGTCAGCTGATTCAAATCCTTAAACACGACCACGTAGGGATCGTACTCGAAGGCATCGGGCGTGTCCGGATACTGGTAGGTGGACACCAAAGTCACCCTTGAAGGCTTGTAGTAGATGGCGTACCTGAGATTAtatgtgtattctatatatacgtgcgtacttacacagtgtgtgtgtgtgtgtgtgtgtgtgtgtgtgtgtgtgtgtgtgtgtgtacatatatttatgtgtgtgtgtttgtgctcgtaAATGATGCTATAGAAAGTGTATTATTGAATTTCCCTCTGAGTACACGTAGGGTATGTGAATCCTAATGTTTTCATGACATTTGCCTTAGCTATTAGGTCATTATAAATACGAGTATCAAACAGtcaaaaaataatacattgataacgCTTCATAAGCTATTAAATGGTCTGCTCTGTCCAAAAAGCCAATTCATTCTCGTAATTACCAAAACGCCAATGGAAAAGGCACCTCCGGCATTTCTTTATGAAAGAACTGAGACAATCCCCTTAAAAATGCCTTAAACAGTTCCAAAAAGAACTCTTTAACCTATAAAGAAACCTCAGACAGGTTCCTTTAAAGAATAGGCACTTCCCTTAAAAGAAACCAAAGTGCATTTAAAATGATACCTTAAGTTTCCTTAAGACAAAGCTTAAACAGTTCACCCAAAAGAGAAACGTCAGACAGCTAACCTTAAAGGAAATCTTAAGCATATCCCACAAAAAGAAATCCCAGACGGTTCATCAACAAAGAAACCTCAGACAGAATCCTGAAAGCTGTCTCAGACAGTTCCCTTATAACAATCATGAGTTTACTTGAAATGAGACCTGAAAGTTCTTTTTTAAAAGAAACTTCAAACAGTTCACCTACAAAGAAACCTCAGACACTTCCTTTAAAAGAAACCTTAGACATATCCTAGTAAAAGAAACCTTAAA belongs to Penaeus chinensis breed Huanghai No. 1 chromosome 4, ASM1920278v2, whole genome shotgun sequence and includes:
- the LOC125048196 gene encoding deoxyribonuclease-1-like; amino-acid sequence: MKSALVFVVYVAVSSLVTEGIDIHTPLRIGAWNVQRLGQTKMGKPEVVSIMVQVLRRYDVVAVLEVRDVSEETPVLLLNALNSGLNDTYSLSLSPRVGRSSQKEQYAIYYKPSRVTLVSTYQYPDTPDAFEYDPYVVVFKDLNQLTFGMVSIHTKPTDAVAEIDALVDVYDDFRSLPEGVDDVMILGDFNAGCDYVTSGNWPNIRLWSQGSRFTWLVSDHADTTVKGTTCPYDRIVVSGSNLKSIVYSGSAEPYYFDEELGLTDQTLIEDTSDHYPVEVRLRGAVAPEVLAATTPNIAVSVSFNATASGITSITGNLACDQDLVLFRWKVDNLETAKKSVSDFASDNSGLVPPQAVSVLSYKLDEGAMTDPTLYGDGLSSPEYTITLLCSVSQASCSLSVTTPTLVN